DNA sequence from the Streptomyces tsukubensis genome:
CTCTCCAAGCGGATCGCGCCGGGTCTCAACCTGGGCTACGCGGTGGTGCCTCCCGCGCTGCAGGCCGATGTGGCGGTCGCCCTGCGCTCGGGCGGCAGCCTGCCCATGGGGTTCGCCCTGGAGGCGGCCTCCCGCTGGCAGCGGGACGGCACGGTACGGGCGCTGGTGCTGGCGAAGCAGCGGCAGGCCGTGGAGCGGCAGGAGATCGCCCGCCGCGAGCTGGCGGGCTTCACCCTCCGTACCGAACCGCGCTCCTACCACTGCTGGTGGGAGCTGCCGGGCAGCTGGCGATCGGACGTCTTCGTCGCCGCCGCGGCGCTGCAGGGCATCGGAGTGGTCCCGGCTTCGGCGTTCGCGGTCGCCGGGCACCGCGCGGTGAACGCGGTACGCATCGGGCTCGCCTCGCCCCCGGCGCAGATCCTGCCGCGGGCCCTGGCAACCCTCGCCCGGCTGGCGCGCTCGGCGCCGGACGATCTCGTCGGCGACTGAACTCCGCTGCGGCCTTGCGGCGGTGTCCGGTGCACGGGAGCGCCGGGCGGTCCCCCGGTCAGTGCTCCGGGACCACCTCGACCGAGCCGATGTACTCCTGGGTCTCCTCCGCGGGCAGCCTGACCGCCTGGGCCCAGTAGTAGATCCCCAGACTGAAGGCGGCCACGACGGCGATGTCCCACCAGAGCGGAATCGCGCCGGTGGCACCGCAGACGGCCGTCGAAGCCGGTCCCGTACTGCAGAAGCCGCCCTGCCAGGAGATCACCCCCAGACCGAGCAGATAGACCGGCAGCCACTGGGCCGGCCACCAGTCCGGGTGCGGGCTGCGGGGGTTGAGCTTGAGGGCGGCCGACGCGCCGAGCAGGACATAGCCGATGACGATCGCCACGCCGAGCCGCCACAGCGTGTCCCAGCCCGACCAGTAGATGATCAGATTGGCGACGACGAAGGCGACCGGCGACCAGAAGTGCCCGGCGGGCAGCCGGTAGGGGCGGTGCCGGTCCGGGTCCTGTCGGCGCAGACACCCCAGGGCCAGCGGTGCGCCCGCGTACATCAGCACACTCGCCGAGGTGACGAAGCCGACCAGCTTCTGCCAGGTGGGGAAGGGCAGAAAGACGATCAGCCCGACGATGAACGCGAACAGCAGGCTGAACCAGGGCACCCCGCGCCGGGTCGTGCGCTCGAAGAGGACCGGGACGTAGCCGTTGCGGGAGAGTCCGTACGAGACCCGGGAAGCGGCGGTCGTGTAGATCAGGCCCGTACCGGTCGGGGAGATCACCGCGTCGATGTAGATCAGCGCGGCCAGCCAGCTCAGCCCGACGGAGGCGGCGAGCCCGGCGAAGGGGCCCGCCTTGTCGGCGAAGGCCAGATCCCCCCAGCCGTGGACGAAGGCGTCCGGCGGCAGCGCTCCGATGAACACCACCTGGAGCGCCACATAGATCAGCACGCCGAGGAAGATGGAGCCGATGACCGCCAGCGGGATGTCACGGGCCGGATTGCGGCTCTCCCCCGCCAACTGGTCGGCCTGCTCGAAGCCGAGGAACGCGAAGATGATGCCGCTGGTACTGATGGCGGAGAGGACGCCCTGGGCACCGAAGGGGGCGAAGCCTCCGTGGCCGAAGTTCTCGCCGTGGAAGGCGGTCGCCGCCAGAGCGGCGATCGTCAGTACCGGAATGGCCACTTTCCACCAGGTCGCCACGCTGTTGGTATGGGCCAGCCAGCGGATGCCGAAGAAGTTGACGACGACGAAGAAGGCCATGAAGGCGACCGCCAGGCCGTAGCCCGCGGCGGTGAGCTGGTTCTCGCCCTTCTGCACCCAGTCCGCGTGGACGCTCAGATAGTTGAGGGACGCCATCACCTCGATGGGGGCGGTGGCCACCGCCTGGAGCCAGGAGAACCAGCCGAAGGAGGCGCCCGCCGCGCTGCCGAAGGCATAGTGCGGAAAGCGTGCGGTACCGCCCGCGACGGGGTAGGCGGCGCCGAGTTCGGCATGGACGAAGGCCAGGATGATGATGGCGACGGCGCCGATCACCCAGGACAGCAGCGCCGCGGTCCCGGCGGCCTGGGCCGCGAAGAGGGCGCCGAACAGCCAGCCGGAGCCGATGATGGACCCTTCGGACGTCCAGATCAGACCGATCAGCCCGATGTCCCGGCGCAGCCCCGGATTGCCGGATGACTGCGCGGCGTCGCGCTGCTTCACCATGGTGCGCCCTCGTGCTTCCGGGACGGGGGCGCGCCGGGCCGGGGTCGTCTCTCGGGTGCGCGGCCACGGGGTGACGGGAAGTGCCGCTGCCACTTTAGGAATCCGGGGCCGGATTGCCGTGCGCCGCGCCGGGGCCGCCGCCGCGTCCGGGCCCGGCGTCGACCGGTCGGGTCAACGGCGCCGGGGCCGCGGCGGGAACGGGAGGGGCGTACGGCGGCCCGCCGTACGCCCCCGGCGTCAGATGCCCGCCGACGCCATCTCGATGATGGAGCGGTAGTAGGCCGCGGTCGACACCACGCAGGCCTTGTACTGGCGGTCGCCGCGCACCGCCAGGAAGTAGTCCCGGATGTTCTTCCAGTACGAGACGAGATAGCCGAGGCCGGGGCGGAAGCCGGGGGGCTTGGGCACCAGGGCGTAGGCGGCGGAACACTGGATGATGCGGTCGGTCGCCTGCGAGAGGACATCGGCCACGTCGGCGTTCATGTTCCACCCGGCGGCCAGCTCCGGGGTCCAGATGGAGGCCGCGATCTCCCGCAGCTTCTGCTGCTCGTCCGGCGTGGGGTCGGCCTGCGCCGCGAGGACGGTGGCCGTTGATGCCGGTGCGCCGGACGGGGCGGCCTGCGCCTGGCCGACGGCACCGGCGGCGAGGAGCGCCCCGGAGACGGTGAGCGCGACCGCCGTAACGATCCCCGGTCTGCGGATACGAGTGCTCATGACGGACCCTCCCTGTTGCCCGCCGTGTCGACGGGACTCCGTACGGTTAGTTGTGTCGTGCACGTTGACATGCGTGCCAGGGGTCGTCAACGGCGCCTGATCGGCCGCCGGGAGCGTCGTCCGCTATCCGAGCGCCGGACGGTGGACACGCCCAACGGAGAGCGCTACTCTCCGAGTTGGTCTAGACCTAGTTCTCTCCATGATTGCCCCGCGCACTGTTCCCGGCGGGACCGGGACACCCGGCAGCGCGCCCGGCATCGCCCCGGGGAGTCCGCTGCGGCGCCGGAGGCACCAGAACCCGGCAGCACCCGCAGCAGACGACCCGACCGCATGCGGCACCCCCACCCACTCCATCCCCCCACTCATGGAGCACAGCATGCGCAACAGATTCACCGCGTCGCTGCTCGCCGTCGGACTGGCGGGCGTCACCCTGTTCACCGCCTCGGGCAGCGCCCAGGGCCACGGCTATGTCGACTCCCCCGTCAGCCGCCAGCAGCTCTGCGGTATCGGTACGGTGCTCGACTGCGGCCAGATCGAATGGGAGCCGTGGAGCGTCGAGGGCCTCAAGGGCTTCCCGCAGCGCGGGCCCGCCGACGGCACGATCTGCGCCGGTGGCAACGGACGCTTCTCCGAACTGGACGATCCGCGCGGCGGCGCCTGGCCCACCACCCGGCTGACGGCCGGCCGGGAGCACACCTTCGTCTGGCGGATCACCGCCAAGCACGCCACCACGGACTTCCGGTACTTCGTCACCAAGGACGGCTACAACCCCACGAAGAAGCTGACCCGGGCCGATCTGGAGCCGCAGCCGTTCCTGACCGTGCCCTTCGGCGGCGCACGCCCCGGAGCGACGGTCACCCACTCCGGCGTGCTCCCCCAGAAGTCGGGCCGCCATCTGATCGTCGGCGTCTGGACCGTCGCCGATACCGACAACGCCTTCTACACCTGCTCCGACGTCCAGTTCTGACCGCTCCGAAACCCGGGCGGCGGCTGCCGGGCGCCTGCCGAGGCGCCCGGCAGCCACCCGGGACGGAGATCAGGCGCCGTCCAGCCAGCCGCGGCGGCCCAGTTCGGTGACGAACCGGCCGTAGGCATCGTCCAGGGCAGCCCGTTCGGCCGGGACCGGTTCGGTCACGGCCGGTGCCCCGGGGCCGCCGGTCATGGCGGCGGCGCAGGCGGCGAGGGAGGCATGGAGGGTGCCCGAAGCGGCCAGGAGCGCGGCGCCGAATGCCGTCTCCGCCCGTTCGGCGACCCGGACCGGCCGGTCGAGGACGGTGGCCCGGATCGCGTTCCACACCGGGCTGCGGCTGCCGCCGCCCGCCGCGAAGAGCGGGCCGGAGACCGGGACGCCCAGGTCCCGGACCCGTTCGACCGCCAGCCGTTCGACGAAGGCGACTCCTTCCAGCGCGGCACGGTGGGCGTCGGCCTCGTCCTCGGGCGTACCCAGCGCGAATCCCCGCGCGGCGGGCGCGACAAAGGGGAACCGCTCCCCTTCCCGGCGCAGCGGATAGCGGACGTACGAGGCCGGGCCCCGCTTCCGGGCCGCCCGGTCCAGGGCCGCGATCCGCGGCGCGGGCAGCGGGGCGATGGCCTCGCCGCCGGTGTTCGACGCCCCGCCGGGCAGCCACCAGCCGTCGGGGTGGCGGTGGCTGTAGAGGGCACCGGCCGGATCGCGGACCAGGGCGGTGGACACCCCCTTGAGGACGTACGTCGTGCCCAGGACGCCGACGAACTGGCCCGGTTCGACCGCCCCGGTGGCGAGCTGCCCCGCGCAGCCGTCGGTCATCCCGAGCCGTACGGAGCAGCCCACGGGCAGTCCGGTGGCCTCGGCCGCGGCCCGGCCGACCGTCCCCGCCTCGGTCCCCGGCGCGCCCACCTCGGGCAGCAGGGCGAGCGGGAAGCCGAGCGCGGCGAAGACCTCGTCGGCCCACTGCCCGGAGCGCGGGTCGTAGCCGGTCTTGAGGGCGTGGCTCCAGTCCGCCGGGACGGGACCGCCGGTCAGGGCACGGCCGATGACCTCGGGTGTGTGCAGCACCCGGCGCAGAGCCGGGCCGTGGGTGTGGAGACATCCGACGGCCCGGCCGAGGGCGGCAGTCGGCCCCACGGTCAGGCCCAGGGCGTCCCAGCGGGCGGCGCCGAGCCGCTGCGCCTCGGCGTTGGTCGCGGCGGCGCGCCGGTCGTCGTACATCAGGGCGGGGCCGATGAGCCGGCCGCCGGGACCGGCGGGGACGATCGTGCCGGAGGTGGCGGAGACCGCGACCGCGGCCACTTCCCGGCCGTGCGCGGGCAGTCCGTGCGTGATGCGGCGGAGCGCGGCCTCGACGGCGGGCCACCAGGCGCGGGCGTCCTGTTCGCTGGTGCCGCCCGGTCCGCGTACCGGCGGCGGCAGCGGCTCCCGGGCCTCGCCGTGCACCCGGCCCCGTCCGTCGACGCAGAGCGCCCGGACCGCCGCGGTGGCCACGTCGACGCCGATCACGACCGGGGAACTGCTCATGGGTACGGGGGTCCTTTCGGCGCACGGCGGAACGGCGGACCGCGACACTGCCGCGGTCGAGGTCCGGTCCGGTCCGGTCCCGTGCCGCAACACGCCCGGACCAGGACATGTTCCCTGCCGTGTGGAATTCACACCCGGCCGAACATCGAAGGGGTCCCGTCAGGGCGGTTCAGCCCGCGACGGGTGCGACCGTCACCCGGGTGTGCTCACGGAGCCCGGCCAGTAGTTCGCCGTCGACCCCGTCGTCGACGATCAGCTCGTCGAGAGCGGCCACCGGGCCGACCCGGTGAAGTGCGGTGCGCGCCGTCTTGGTGTGGTCCACGAGCATCATCTTCCGGGCGGCCGAGTTGAGCATGGCGCGTTTGACCAGCACCACGTCCTGTTCCTGGTGGTAGGCCATCCGGGCGTCCAGGGCCGAGGCGGAGACGGCGACCAGGTCCACCGAGAGGGCTTCTATCGCCTCGACGCACGGTATGCCGAGGAAGGCGTCGTGGGTACGGGAGTACTCGCCGCCCAGGGCGATCAGCCGGACGTCCTCCGCCTCGGTGAAGACGTCCACCACCCGGCGGGCGTTGGTGACCACCGTCAGCGGTACGCGGCCGGCCAGCAGCCGGGCCATGGCGAGGACGGTGGTCGAATCGTCGAGCATCACCGACATCCCGGGCTCGACGCGGGCGGCCGCGGCCCTGGCCACGGCCTCCTTCTCGGCCGTGTTGACCCCGAGCCGGTAGCCGAGACCGGCTGCGAGGACCGTGGCAGGACGGGCCGACGCGCCGCCCCGGATACGCCTCAGCAGCCCGCGGCGTTCGAGTTCGTCGAGGTCGCGGTGGACGGTCATCAGGCTCACGCCCGTCAGCGCGGCGAGGTCGGCGCCGGTCGCGGTGCCGTGCTCCGTCACATGGCCGGCGATGAACCGCCGACGCTCTTCGGCGGAGTTCCCGGCCATGGGTCTCTTCGTCACAGGTCTCTCGGTCATGGGTCTCCGGGTCATGGGTCTCTCGGTCATGGGCGGGCGGCCTCCGTCGGGCGGGTGCCGGAGCCGGTCACGCCCCGGCCGGCGGGACGTTCAGGGCGTGGTGGGGACGTTGAGCGAGTAGAGCGCCGCGCCGGCGCCGGTGAAC
Encoded proteins:
- a CDS encoding DeoR/GlpR family DNA-binding transcription regulator — protein: MAGNSAEERRRFIAGHVTEHGTATGADLAALTGVSLMTVHRDLDELERRGLLRRIRGGASARPATVLAAGLGYRLGVNTAEKEAVARAAAARVEPGMSVMLDDSTTVLAMARLLAGRVPLTVVTNARRVVDVFTEAEDVRLIALGGEYSRTHDAFLGIPCVEAIEALSVDLVAVSASALDARMAYHQEQDVVLVKRAMLNSAARKMMLVDHTKTARTALHRVGPVAALDELIVDDGVDGELLAGLREHTRVTVAPVAG
- a CDS encoding lytic polysaccharide monooxygenase auxiliary activity family 9 protein; this encodes MRNRFTASLLAVGLAGVTLFTASGSAQGHGYVDSPVSRQQLCGIGTVLDCGQIEWEPWSVEGLKGFPQRGPADGTICAGGNGRFSELDDPRGGAWPTTRLTAGREHTFVWRITAKHATTDFRYFVTKDGYNPTKKLTRADLEPQPFLTVPFGGARPGATVTHSGVLPQKSGRHLIVGVWTVADTDNAFYTCSDVQF
- a CDS encoding FGGY-family carbohydrate kinase; this encodes MSSSPVVIGVDVATAAVRALCVDGRGRVHGEAREPLPPPVRGPGGTSEQDARAWWPAVEAALRRITHGLPAHGREVAAVAVSATSGTIVPAGPGGRLIGPALMYDDRRAAATNAEAQRLGAARWDALGLTVGPTAALGRAVGCLHTHGPALRRVLHTPEVIGRALTGGPVPADWSHALKTGYDPRSGQWADEVFAALGFPLALLPEVGAPGTEAGTVGRAAAEATGLPVGCSVRLGMTDGCAGQLATGAVEPGQFVGVLGTTYVLKGVSTALVRDPAGALYSHRHPDGWWLPGGASNTGGEAIAPLPAPRIAALDRAARKRGPASYVRYPLRREGERFPFVAPAARGFALGTPEDEADAHRAALEGVAFVERLAVERVRDLGVPVSGPLFAAGGGSRSPVWNAIRATVLDRPVRVAERAETAFGAALLAASGTLHASLAACAAAMTGGPGAPAVTEPVPAERAALDDAYGRFVTELGRRGWLDGA
- a CDS encoding APC family permease, with the translated sequence MVKQRDAAQSSGNPGLRRDIGLIGLIWTSEGSIIGSGWLFGALFAAQAAGTAALLSWVIGAVAIIILAFVHAELGAAYPVAGGTARFPHYAFGSAAGASFGWFSWLQAVATAPIEVMASLNYLSVHADWVQKGENQLTAAGYGLAVAFMAFFVVVNFFGIRWLAHTNSVATWWKVAIPVLTIAALAATAFHGENFGHGGFAPFGAQGVLSAISTSGIIFAFLGFEQADQLAGESRNPARDIPLAVIGSIFLGVLIYVALQVVFIGALPPDAFVHGWGDLAFADKAGPFAGLAASVGLSWLAALIYIDAVISPTGTGLIYTTAASRVSYGLSRNGYVPVLFERTTRRGVPWFSLLFAFIVGLIVFLPFPTWQKLVGFVTSASVLMYAGAPLALGCLRRQDPDRHRPYRLPAGHFWSPVAFVVANLIIYWSGWDTLWRLGVAIVIGYVLLGASAALKLNPRSPHPDWWPAQWLPVYLLGLGVISWQGGFCSTGPASTAVCGATGAIPLWWDIAVVAAFSLGIYYWAQAVRLPAEETQEYIGSVEVVPEH